The following are encoded in a window of Arthrobacter sp. NicSoilB4 genomic DNA:
- a CDS encoding cell division protein CrgA: MPESKRRKRTGDATPQTSAQAYKPNPVWFKPVMFGLMIIGLLWIITFYISEGTLPVAAWGSGNIIAGFGIAIIGFLMTTRWRS, translated from the coding sequence GTGCCCGAGTCAAAGCGCCGTAAGAGGACTGGCGACGCAACGCCGCAGACTTCCGCCCAGGCCTACAAGCCCAACCCCGTCTGGTTCAAACCGGTGATGTTCGGCCTGATGATCATTGGCCTCCTGTGGATCATCACCTTTTACATCAGTGAAGGCACCCTACCGGTAGCCGCCTGGGGATCAGGGAACATCATCGCCGGCTTTGGCATCGCGATCATCGGCTTCCTTATGACCACCCGCTGGCGTTCCTGA
- a CDS encoding peptidylprolyl isomerase codes for MTAIATAKATIHTSMGDIVVNLFGNHAPKTVENFTGLATGEKAWTHPESGEDKTGTPLYDGTIFHRIIKDFMIQAGDPLGRGVGGPGYKFDDEIHPELTFNEPYKLAMANAGIQMGRGTNGSQFFITTIPTGWLQGKHSIFGEVADEESKKVVDAIEGVRTGMGDRPVEDVTINSIDVEKL; via the coding sequence ATGACTGCCATCGCAACCGCAAAAGCAACCATCCACACGAGCATGGGCGACATTGTCGTCAACCTCTTCGGCAACCACGCTCCCAAGACGGTCGAGAATTTCACCGGACTGGCCACGGGCGAGAAGGCCTGGACCCACCCGGAGTCCGGCGAGGACAAGACCGGCACGCCCCTGTATGACGGCACCATCTTCCACCGCATCATCAAAGACTTCATGATCCAGGCCGGCGATCCCCTGGGCCGCGGCGTCGGTGGACCCGGCTACAAGTTCGATGACGAAATCCACCCGGAACTGACGTTCAACGAACCCTACAAGCTGGCCATGGCGAACGCCGGCATCCAGATGGGCCGCGGCACCAACGGCTCGCAGTTCTTCATCACCACCATCCCCACCGGCTGGCTGCAGGGCAAGCACAGCATCTTCGGCGAGGTGGCGGACGAGGAATCGAAGAAGGTTGTCGACGCCATCGAGGGTGTCCGCACCGGAATGGGCGACCGCCCGGTCGAGGACGTCACCATCAACAGCATTGATGTAGAAAAGCTCTAA
- a CDS encoding glycosyltransferase family 2 protein — translation MSPEKSSQDALHDAVQMPAVSIVIPAYNEESVIRQCLIAAVYQSVPAHEIIVVDNMSKDRTADIVRQMQLEYPESPIILLSQDLDQGLIPTRNFGLDHATGDILGRIDADSVLEPDWVEQVQKAFRDKSVHAATGPVVYYDMPMRRFGLKADDKMRQLMLRLAKHQYHFLFGSNMALRRSAWEIIRAETCRDEKDEMHEDIDLSLHLAENELRIQYWPQMVSGMSARRLEDSPRDYRYYVTRFDRTYKAHNVKKMALKAPMVVFFSVYFPAKLLRAIHTVNTAQPARRGGQ, via the coding sequence ATGTCACCCGAAAAGTCCTCTCAGGATGCCTTACACGATGCTGTGCAGATGCCGGCCGTGTCTATTGTCATCCCGGCGTACAACGAGGAAAGTGTCATCCGGCAGTGCCTCATTGCTGCCGTTTACCAGTCTGTTCCTGCCCACGAGATCATCGTCGTCGACAACATGTCGAAGGACCGCACGGCAGACATCGTCCGGCAGATGCAGCTGGAATATCCGGAGAGCCCCATCATCCTGCTCAGCCAGGATCTGGACCAGGGCCTGATCCCCACCCGCAACTTCGGCCTCGACCATGCCACCGGCGACATCCTGGGCCGGATCGACGCGGACTCCGTGCTGGAGCCCGACTGGGTCGAACAGGTGCAGAAGGCATTCCGGGACAAATCCGTCCACGCGGCGACCGGCCCGGTGGTCTATTACGACATGCCCATGCGGCGTTTTGGCCTGAAGGCCGACGACAAGATGCGCCAGCTGATGCTCAGGCTTGCCAAGCACCAGTACCACTTCCTCTTTGGGTCCAATATGGCACTCCGCCGCTCCGCCTGGGAGATCATCCGCGCCGAAACGTGCCGGGACGAGAAGGATGAGATGCATGAGGACATCGATTTGTCCCTGCACCTGGCGGAGAATGAGCTCCGCATCCAGTACTGGCCGCAGATGGTATCCGGCATGTCCGCACGCCGGCTGGAAGACTCCCCCCGCGACTACCGCTATTACGTGACGCGCTTCGACCGCACGTACAAGGCGCACAACGTCAAGAAGATGGCGCTCAAGGCCCCCATGGTGGTCTTTTTCTCGGTGTACTTCCCGGCGAAGCTGCTGCGCGCGATCCACACGGTCAATACGGCCCAGCCTGCCCGCCGCGGCGGCCAGTAG
- a CDS encoding rhomboid family intramembrane serine protease, which yields MSYGIPAAEPSAQIPVCPRHPDRPAYVRCQRCGRPACPDCQRAAAVGFQCVDCVNESKRTTPDVKTVYGGAVTAGKPLVTYFIIGLCALAFVLQWLVPNDGIYRNLAFATVYASPEYGVFEPWRMVTSAFLHSQGFILHIVLNMYMLWMFGQALEPLLGRIRFLAVYLLSAFGGSVGYLLLTPGYVPGQPLSGVVGASGAIFGLFGAMLVVQRRRGGETRQLWVLILINGAIGFVVPSIAWQAHLGGAITGALCAAVIAYTPRGPRQGLLQAGGLLLVLVLLIAVSALRVATA from the coding sequence ATGAGCTACGGAATTCCGGCGGCAGAGCCGTCCGCGCAGATCCCGGTGTGCCCGCGGCACCCGGACCGGCCCGCCTATGTGCGCTGCCAGCGTTGCGGGCGCCCCGCGTGCCCCGACTGCCAGCGGGCGGCCGCCGTCGGATTCCAATGTGTTGACTGCGTCAACGAATCAAAACGCACGACGCCGGACGTCAAGACCGTCTACGGCGGTGCTGTGACCGCCGGCAAGCCCTTGGTCACCTACTTCATCATTGGGCTCTGTGCCCTGGCCTTTGTCCTCCAGTGGCTGGTCCCCAACGACGGGATCTACCGGAACCTCGCGTTCGCCACGGTCTATGCCTCCCCGGAGTACGGGGTCTTCGAACCGTGGCGGATGGTGACGTCCGCATTCCTCCATTCCCAAGGCTTCATCCTCCATATCGTCCTCAACATGTACATGCTGTGGATGTTTGGCCAGGCACTCGAACCCCTCCTGGGCCGGATCCGTTTCCTGGCCGTCTACCTGCTGTCCGCTTTTGGCGGATCCGTCGGCTACCTCCTGCTCACTCCTGGGTATGTCCCGGGTCAGCCGCTGAGCGGCGTCGTGGGGGCTTCCGGCGCCATCTTCGGCCTCTTCGGCGCCATGTTGGTGGTCCAACGCCGCCGCGGTGGCGAGACCAGACAACTCTGGGTGCTGATCCTCATCAACGGCGCCATCGGCTTCGTTGTCCCTTCGATTGCCTGGCAAGCCCACCTTGGTGGCGCCATCACAGGTGCCCTGTGTGCGGCCGTCATTGCGTACACACCCCGCGGCCCCCGGCAGGGCCTGCTGCAGGCGGGTGGCCTTCTCCTGGTTCTCGTCCTGCTGATTGCCGTCTCCGCCCTCCGGGTCGCTACCGCCTGA
- a CDS encoding DNA-3-methyladenine glycosylase I — MAPAVIGSVIGDDGLARPPWAAVDPLLREYYDTEWGLPVRDEQGLYERISLEAFQAGLSWATILRKRPAFRAAFHDFHPETVASFTEADVERLLLDAGIVRNRLKIRAAITNAQATIALRDDGGLVDFVWAFQPDTTPEPTSHEEIPTTSAESIALSKALRKRGFAFVGPTTMYALMEAVGMIDTHLLDSHRRGASGIWPR, encoded by the coding sequence ATGGCCCCGGCAGTAATCGGTTCAGTGATCGGCGACGACGGACTGGCCCGGCCACCGTGGGCGGCCGTGGATCCGCTGCTGCGCGAGTACTACGACACCGAGTGGGGACTTCCGGTGCGCGACGAGCAGGGACTGTACGAGCGCATCAGCCTCGAGGCCTTCCAGGCCGGACTCTCCTGGGCGACGATTCTCCGGAAGAGGCCGGCGTTCCGGGCTGCCTTCCACGATTTCCATCCCGAGACGGTTGCTTCCTTCACCGAAGCGGATGTTGAGCGTCTCCTGCTGGACGCTGGGATCGTCCGTAACCGGCTCAAGATCAGGGCCGCCATCACCAATGCCCAGGCCACGATTGCCCTGCGGGACGACGGCGGGCTCGTTGACTTCGTTTGGGCCTTCCAGCCGGATACCACGCCGGAACCGACCTCCCATGAGGAAATCCCCACTACGTCGGCAGAGTCGATCGCCCTGTCCAAGGCGCTGCGGAAACGGGGATTCGCGTTCGTCGGCCCCACAACGATGTATGCCCTCATGGAAGCTGTCGGCATGATTGACACGCATCTGCTGGACAGCCACCGACGTGGCGCCTCCGGCATCTGGCCCCGTTGA